Proteins from a genomic interval of Trichoderma breve strain T069 chromosome 2, whole genome shotgun sequence:
- a CDS encoding vacuolar (H+)-ATPase G subunit domain-containing protein, which translates to MSAQNSAGIQTLLDAEREASKIVQRAREFRTKRVKEARDEAKKEIADYKANKEDEFKKFEAEHSKGNEAAEQEANKEAEKQIEVIKEAGKKNQDAVVKHLLDAVFEVKPVAA; encoded by the exons ATG TCTGCACAGAACTCGGCCGGTATCCAGACTCTCCTCGAT GCTGAGAGGGAGGCATCCAAGATTGTACAGAGGG CTCGAGAAT TCCGTACCAAGCGCGTCAAGGAGGCTCGtgacgaggccaagaaggaaatCGCCGACTACAAAGCCAACAAGGAGGACGAGTTCAAGAAGTTCGAGGCCGAG CACAGCAAGGGCAACGAGGCCGCTGAGCAGGAGGCGAacaaggaggccgagaagcagATCGAGGTGATCAAGGAGGCgggcaagaagaaccagGACGCCGTGGTTAAGCATCTCCTGGACGCCGTGTTCGAGGTGAAGCCCGTGGCTGCGTGA
- a CDS encoding catenin-beta-like, arm-motif containing nuclear domain-containing protein codes for MANVDDLFKASGSLGKRKLDQPIRDPNEIYKATKLTDRTTNRHAQVEDDAENPADDDDFGPELPPEDDVGDDEEGRFFGGGITKQESEILDFVDKADAGGDLDKIDSAWLRRTALNLEKLITKNSELRSRFEDQPHKFIDSEADLDAEIKNLSLLAESSELYGEFVKLGTAGSLVSLLTHENSDIAIDAIEIIGELTDDDVVTETEQWDTLVGALIDSDLLSLLVSNLSRFNEDDESDRNGVYHSLSVLENLSSQKAVATRMCEEEALLKWLLQRIQRTESSVTQNKQYAAEVLAILSQAAPENREKLVSLDIIDIMLQLVAPYRRRDPEKGGPEEEFVENLFESLTCLVDTPAGRVKFLEAEGTELCLILIKESKVAKHPSLRLLDHATGGTTSAEICQRIVEAGGLKTTFTMFNKSHDQRLIGPLLSIFSSMLRFLPADSPERIRLLAKFVEKEYEKTAKLVKLHRDYTTRIKAAEEEHRQESARSRDAEEDREIQLLSKKMDAGLFNLQLVDVILAWLIAEDGGANQKIKRLLAETDDTFKSIQKTLKEQLNELDTTEEDSKDMGEMLSTLIDFLN; via the exons ATGGCGAACGTTGATGATCTTTTCAAG GCATCTGGCTCCCTCGGCAAGCGGAAACTCGACCAGCCAATTCGTGACCCCA ACGAAATCTACAAAGCGACCAAGTTGACCGACAGAACCACCAATCGCCATGCCCAAGtcgaagatgatgcagagaaTCCCGCCGATGACGACGATTTCGGACCCGAGTTGCCACCAGAAGACGACGTaggcgacgacgaagagggccgcttctttggcggcggTATCACCAAGCAAGAATCAGAAATCCTCGATTTCGTCGACAAGGCCGACGCGGGCGGTGATTTGGACAAGATTGACAGCGCCTGGCTCAGAAGGACGGCTCTCAACCTCGAAAAGCTCATCACCAAGAACTCGGAGCTGCGCTCCCGGTTCGAGGACCAGCCGCACAAATTCATCGACAGCGAGGCCGACCTCGACGCCGAAATTAAGAACCTCTCGCTCTTGGCCGAATCCTCCGAGCTGTATGGCGAGTTTGTGAAGCTGGGAACCGCGGGAAGCTTAGTCAGTCTGCTGACGCACGAGAACTCGGACATTGCCATTGATGCGATTGAGATCATCGGGGAGCTCAcggatgacgatgtcgtGACGGAGACTGAGCAATGGGACACCTTGGTCGGCGCGTTGATAGACAGTGACCTCTTGAGTCTGCTAGTCTCCAACCTGTCACGCTTTaacgaagacgacgagtcGGATCGCAATGGCGTATATCATTCTCTCAGTGTATTAGAGAACCTCAGCTCTCAGAAGGCCGTCGCGACCCGAATGTGCGAGGAGGAAGCCCTGCTAAAGTGGCTGTTGCAGCGCATTCAGCGCACCGAATCATCCGTAACTCAGAACAAGCAATATGCCGCCGAGGTGCTGGCCATTCTCTCACAGGCAGCTCCCGAAAACCGGGAGAAGCTCGTCAGCTTAGACATTATTGACATCATGCTGCAGCTTGTGGCTCCATACCGCCGACGCGACCCAGAAAAGGGCGGCCCAGAAGAGGAATTTGTAGAGAATTTATTTGAGAGCTTGACGTGTCTCGTCGATACGCCCGCAGGGAGAGTCAAATTCCTCGAGGCCGAAGGAACTGAGCTCTGTCTTATCTTAATCAAAGAGAGCAAAGTGGCAAAGCACCCCTCATTACGCCTACTAGACCACGCGACAGGTGGCACCACCAGCGCCGAAATATGCCAGCGGATTGTCGAGGCGGGCGGCCTGAAAACGACGTTTACCATGTTTAACAAGAGCCACGATCAGCGTCTCATTGGGCCCTTGCTCTCTATATTCTCTTCCATGCTGCGCTTCCTGCCTGCCGATTCTCCCGAGCGAATACGCTTGCTGGCAAAGTTCGTTGAGAAGGAGTATGAAAAGACTGCGAAATTAGTAAAACTACACAGAGATTATACCACGCGCATAAaagccgctgaagaagagcatcgGCAAGAATCAGCGCGTTCTAGAGATGCGGAGGAGGACCGCGAGATACAGCTGCTCTCCAAGAAAATGGACGCCGGCTTGTTCAACCTCCAGCTAGTTGATGTCATTTTGGCGTGGCTCATTGCGGAGGATGGCGGCGCGAATCAGAAGATTAAGCGGCTGTTGGCAGAGACAGATGATACCTTTAAGTCGATCCAGAAGACGCTCAAGGAGCAATTGAACGAGTTGGATACCACCGAAGAAGATAGCAAGGATATGGGCGAGATGCTGAGCACTCTGATAGATTTCCTCAACTAA
- a CDS encoding MIT (microtubule interacting and transport) domain-containing protein — MQQSHSFGSFGDSIITGLVDAPSRANLSSRPPSSPPPPPPLPPISISHNPNLTSNPPSRDPPAPGLDSVTPVPRSVFSSVRLPRSSSLIHPSHVSQSPTRATHTATTTAATTHTTAATHTLPPASIGNNSGNPLHQAHRDTVHPPVSLKRPSTPSSHPSRGTTTGASPQQGSRSRNRWSTSSVSSSSSRTSPYASHQASGSHSHYHSNSNSSYTRRASIEAVVGASHGSSALAAAQAPHNLHRTDRNHFASSDRSATPTRAYPMRSESSMSMRHYESSHLRSMSPNPYANPAVTTQSTARMPHEQNHDPYAPRGHSRDHSGKSSRDMGKPRAQKNPSQKAMLSRALQKANTAVQLDNAQNFEGAREAYSEACDLLQQVLDRTSGDEDKRKLEAIRQTYTSRIDELDQMGPWQDETVKALPARPESEDYSASIYMHQDYEMMEEAPRIETARIVSYIGGDSSPISGGAPPHQWQQTTGYATMDRLQPSQPGLLQSSFSRAPRRLRSTEDLRAQHQEGQYAPPPLSPRSKSPVKTNNDDMFAELPPHEPYQYQQHTQHHGHQRQPSDTVLSPYDQEVVDGVQSSWLDPIDESGASTASSVHSRTSSLGYRRRHIRAASGNTEAEFDTALDAAIEAAYDDGFEPMGPVDYEPIDTHEDAMASVLQKVEKARERVRQTEQEAYDELANLRQAQQQNLQQLQEEDKYTADGFYEDDSSEEEERLLDEITRDFAIEDFTMEQPYGTTVSAKQQEAWNEDETQADFISGVRSFSALSQRPPIPNTTNAIQPSPPAVPPPTSALPNLPPPTSALPDLPPAGSGSPSGGVRNRRLSGQNPKQLKIETSNLGQPPSRSIYDDDEISPSTQEPPAEVLARTDSAQPVRPPIPEGFASDSKIPASPTAKRRLLEGEEAPSASPSIHRLRKNFSSSSLRSMKSRNMSVSHLDDSSDVSPGTPNPYGKAPAVPALPTPLITSFKENMEMGAGGAGLHLFDDNFHVAATPGPQSPIVSVDVPLPLESCPNDFMLRPFWLMRCLYQTLVHPKGGYVSTKLFVPRDVWRVKGVKIKNVEDKIANCDFLTAALLKLAKVDTFDADAVLEEMQALEGVLEQVQSTLARKLGSEVGVQGSGLLFKDASLADGDNGSNVPRSGSVSGKASAFSWRRLRPKTSGVGLGGSYSNRNASAEVKEVTTLASIPMTPKPASRPAKRDVSQAQFIGPNASYMGSLARLFDAAQAVDQIARQVDDPGLRHADKTQVGLELCTRHAAEFFGFYICRFVLADLGLLLDKFIKRGSEWVLA; from the exons ATGCAGCAATCGCACTCCTTTGGCTCCTTTGGcgacagcatcatcaccggcCTGGTAGACGCACCCAGCCGAGCAAATCTCTCTTCTAGACCaccgtcgtcgccgccgccgccgccaccactGCCGCCAATATCAATATCGCATAATCCTAATCTTACGAGCAACCCGCCATCGCGAGaccctccagctccaggcctTGACAGCGTCACGCCAGTCCCACGCTCCGTCTTCTCGTCCGTCCGCCTGCCGCGAAGCTCGTCGCTGATCCATCCGTCGCACGTGTCGCAGTCGCCCACTCGTGCCACTCATACTGCTACTACCACTGCCGCTACCACTCATACTACCGCCGCTACTCATACGCTTCCTCCTGCTAGTATTGGCAACAATAGCGGCAATCCACTCCATCAGGCGCATCGCGACACCGTGCACCCCCCCGTTAGCCTCAAGCGGCCCTCAACTCCGTCGTCGCATCCCAGCAGGGGCACCACCACCGGAGCATCGCCGCAGCAAGGCTCCCGTTCCCGAAACCGCTGGTCAACTTCGTCCgtttcgtcttcttcgagTCGCACGTCCCCTTATGCCTCTCACCAGGCCTCTGGCTCTCATTCGCACTACCattccaactccaactcgTCATATACCCGTCGCGCCAGTATCGAGGCTGTAGTGGGTGCTTCTCACGGTTCGTCCGCTCTTGCTGCCGCTCAGGCGCCGCACAACCTGCACCGAACCGATCGGAACCACTTCGCCTCGTCTGATCGCAGCGCAACTCCCACGCGAGCGTATCCAATGAGGTCGGAGTCGAGCATGTCCATGAGGCATTACGAGAGCAGCCACCTACGCTCCATGTCGCCCAATCCCTACGCAAATCCTGCTGTCACGACACAATCTACCGCCAGAATGCCCCACGAGCAAAACCACGATCCTTACGCCCCTCGGGGCCACTCGAGGGACCATTCGGGCAAAAGCAGCAGAGACATGGGCAAGCCCCGCGCTCAGAAAAATCCTTCTCAAAAGGCAATGCTTTCTCGAGCGCTGCAAAAGGCCAACACGGCAGTGCAGCTCGACAATGCCCAAAATTTCGAAGGCGCTCGAGAAGCCTACTCTGAGGCATGTGACTTATTGCAGCAGGTGCTTGACCGAACGTCAGGGGATGAGGACAAGAGGAagcttgaagccatt CGCCAAACATACACCAGCCGTATCGATGAACTGGATCAGATGGGCCCGTGGCAGGACGAGACTGTCAAGGCTCTGCCTGCTAGACCAGAGAGTGAAGACTACAGCGCGTCCATATACATGCACCAGGACtacgagatgatggaagaggcccCCAGGATCGAGACGGCACGAATTGTTAGCTACATTGGGGGAGACAGTTCGCCCATTTCAGGAGGAGCACCGCCACACCAATGGCAGCAAACCACGGGTTACGCAACAATGGATAGACTGCAGCCTTCTCAGCCCGGACTGTTGCAATCATCGTTTTCTCGGGCGCCCAGGCGGCTACGCTCTACTGAAGATCTTCGCGCACAGCACCAAGAGGGCCAATATGCGCCGCCCCCTCTATCGCCTCGCTCGAAATCGCCAGTCAAGACGAACAATGACGACATGTTTGCGGAGCTACCACCACACGAACCCTATCAGTATCAGCAGCACACTCAGCATCACGGCCATCAGCGACAACCTAGCGATACCGTCCTATCTCCGTATGACCAGGAAGTTGTAGATGGAGTCCAGAGTTCATGGCTGGATCCAATCGATGAGTCGGgagcatcaacagcatcatctgTGCACTCACGCACCTCGTCGCTTGGCTACCGTCGACGCCACATCAGGGCTGCCAGTGGAAACACCGAGGCTGAGTTTGACACGGCTCTGGATGCTGCCATCGAAGCTGCCTACGACGACGGTTTCGAGCCCATGGGCCCCGTAGACTATGAACCCATAGACACCCACGAAGACGCCATGGCAAGCGTGCTACAAAAGGTGGAAAAGGCACGTGAAAGAGTGAGACAGACCGAGCAGGAAGCCTATGATGAGCTGGCGAATCTCCgacaagcacagcagcagaaccTCCAGCAGTTGCAGGAGGAGGACAAATATACTGCCGACGGGTTCTACGAGGATGATtcatctgaagaagaagagaggctgcTGGATGAGATTACGCGCGACTTTGCAATCGAGGACTTTACAATGGAACAGCCGTATGGTACAACAGTGTCGGCAAAACAGCAGGAAGCGTGGAACGAGGACGAGACACAAGCGGACTTCATCTCAGGGGTCCGGtccttctctgccttgtcaCAGAGACCACCTATTCCTAACACTACCAATGCCATacagccatcaccaccagcagtGCCGCCTCCAACATCGGCTTTGCCAAATTTACCGCCCCCGACTTCGGCATTGCCAGACTTACCACCAGCAGGCTCGGGTTCTCCATCAGGTGGAGTGCGGAATCGTCGACTCTCTGGACAGAATCCAAAGCAGCTCAAGATTGAGACCTCAAATCTAGGACAACCCCCAAGCAGGTCGATTtatgacgatgacgaaatATCCCCAAGCACTCAGGAGCCGCCTGCAGAGGTGCTGGCCCGAACAGACAGCGCTCAACCCGTCAGGCCGCCGATACCAGAAGGCTTTGCATCTGACTCAAAGATTCCTGCATCGCCAACCGCCAAGAGAAGGCTGctagaaggagaagaagcgcctaGCGCCTCACCTTCCATCCACAGACTGCGGAAGAACTTTTCGTCGTCCAGTTTGAGAAGCATGAAGAGCAGAAACATGTCAGTGTCGCATCTTGACGACAGCTCCGACGTGTCTCCTGGCACTCCCAATCCTTATGGCAAGGCGCCTGCTGTGCCTGCACTGCCGACACCTCTCATCACGTCTTTCAAAGAAAACATGGAGATGGGAGCCGGTGGTGCAGGATTGCATCTATTTGACGACAATTTCCACGTAGCAGCCACTCCCGGCCCTCAAAGCCCCATTGTTTCCGTGGACGTCCCCTTGCCTCTGGAATCCTGTCCAAACGACTTCATGCTGCGCCCTTTTTGGCTGATGCGATGCCTCTACCAAACACTTGTGCACCCCAAGGGAGGATACGTCAGCACAAAGCTGTTTGTGCCGCGAGATGTTTGGCGGGTTAAGGGAGTCAAGATTAAGAATGTGGAAGACAAGATTGCAAACTGCGACTTTTTGACTGCGGCTCTCCTAAAGCTGGCCAAAGTTGACACTTTTGATGCAGACGCCGTGTTGGAAGAAATGCAAGCCCTCGAGGGCGTTTTAGAGCAGGTACAGTCGACTCTAGCACGAAAGCTAGGGAGCGAAGTAGGCGTCCAAGGCTCCGGCCTTTTATTCAAAGATGCCTCTCTCGCGGATGGAGATAATGGGTCAAATGTGCCACGATCAGGCAGCGTGTCTGGTAAAGCCTCTGCATTCTCATGGCGAAGGCTTCGACCAAAGACATCGGGTGTTGGGTTGGGAGGATCATACAGCAACCGGAATGCCAGTGCTGAAGTCAAGGAGGTGACAACACTGGCGTCTATTCCCATGACACCGAAACCGGCAAGTCGACCGGCCAAGCGAGATGTAAGCCAAGCTCAGTTCATCGGCCCTAATGCTAGCTATATGGGCTCGCTTGCGCGCTTGTTTGACGCTGCCCAGGCAGTTG ATCAAATCGCGAGGCAAGTTGACGACCCCGGTCTACGACATGCGGACAAGACCCAAGTCGGGTTGGAGCTTTGCACACGACACGCAGCCGAGTTTTTCGGCTTCTACATCTGCCGGTTTGTGCTGGCTGACCTCGGTCTTTTACTGGATAAATTCATCAAGAGAGGAAGCGAATGGGTTCTGGCCTAA
- a CDS encoding elongation factor tu GTP binding domain-containing protein: MSLAGRAGRAWTREWLRNSSSHGLNHNASTSRWSLLLRTTAPCRHRNYASQTKPTPAQLEARIAAIPIERYRNFCIVAHIDHGKSTLSDRLLELTGTISASDANKQILDKLDVERERGITVKAQTCTMIYKHNGEDYLLHLVDTPGHVDFRAEVTRSYASCGGALLLIDASQGIQAQTVSNFHLAFAQDLALVPVINKIDMPSADVPRVLDQMETSFELDPKKAVLVSAKTGKGVGALLPAVVEGIPHPVGDENKPLKMLLVDSWYDTFKGVVLLVRLFDGSIKTGDNVVSLGTGMKYTVGQVGYVYFNPGMKRIQDAKLGDTFTTVGDEDIVEPCPGFEEPKPMVFVAAFPTDQSDYTRLADSINQLVLNDRSVTLQKDFSEALGSGWRLGFLGSLHCSVFQDRLRQEHGKSIIITEPTVPTKIVYADESEEVVQNPALFPDSSDHRIRAATLYEPYVKATITVPEEYLGRVIELCEGNRGEQKSLEFFHTDQVILSYDIPASQLVDDLFGKLKGVSKGYATLDYEDAGWRQSKLVKLQLLVNRQPVDAICRVIHSTQVDRLGRQWVTKFKEHVDRQMFEVVIQAVVGNKVIARETIKPFRKDVLAKLHASDITRRRKLLEKQKEGRKRLRAVGNVVIDQSAFQSFLSK; this comes from the exons ATGAGCCTGGCTGGGAGAGCCGGACGAGCCTGGACTCGAGAATGGCTGCGGAATTCCAGCAGTCATGGTCTCAACCACAACGCATCTACATCTAGATGGTCTCTGCTTCTGCGCACGACAGCTCCGTGCCGGCATCGCAACTACGCCTCGCAGACGAAGCCGACGCCTGCGCAGCTCGAGGCGCGGATAGCCGCGATTCCCATTGAGCGGTACAGAAACTTTTGCATCGTGGCGCACATTGACCATGGCAAGAGCACGCTGAGCGAccggctgctggagctgacGGGCACCATCTCGGCCAGCGATGCGAATAAGCAGATTCTT GACAAACTCGACGTCGAACGCGAGCGAGGAATCACAGTGAAAGCACAGACGTGCACCATGATATACAAGCACAATGGCGAAGATTACCTGCTGCATCTCGTCGACACGCCAGGCCACGTCGATTTCCGCGCCGAGGTCACCCGTTCATACGCCAGCTGCGGCGGCGCTCTGCTGCTGATCGACGCCAGCCAGGGCATCCAGGCGCAGACGGTGTCCAACTTTCACCTGGCCTTTGCGCAGGATCTGGCGCTTGTCCCCGtcatcaacaagatcgacATGCCGTCGGCCGATGTGCCCCGCGTTCTGGACCAGATGGAGACGAGCTTTGAGTTGGATCCTAAAAAGGCTGTGTTGGTGAGCGCAAAGACGGGTAAAGGCGTTGGTGCTCTTCTgccggcggtggtggagggGATTCCGCACCctgttggcgatgagaaTAAGCCGTTGAAGATGCTCCTGGTTGATTCTTGGTACGACACTTTCAAGGGCGTGGTTCTGCTAGTGAGGCTGTTTGATGGATCTATCAAGACGGGAGACAATGTCGTGTCACTGGGCACAGGCATGAAGTACACGGTTGGCCAG GTCGGTTATGTGTACTTTAATCCGGGCATGAAACGGATTCAAGACGCCAAGCTGGGCGACACTTTCACCACGGTTGGGGACGAAGATATCGTCGAGCCTTGTCCAGGCTTTGAGGAGCCCAAGCCCATGGTGTTTGTTGCGGCGTTTCCTACGGACCAGAGTGACTACACTCGTCTCGCTGACAGCATCAACCAGCTTGTGCTCAATGATCGCAGTGTGACGCTGCAAAAGGACTTTTCCGAGGCTCTTGGATCGGGGTGGCGTCTTGGATTTTTGGGCAGTCTTCATTGCTCGGTATTCCAAGATCGGTTGAGACAGGAGCATGGCAAGAGCATTATAATCACGGAACCTACCGTGCCTACCAAGATTGTGTATGCCGACGAGTCAGAGGAGGTTGTGCAGAACCCAGCCTTGTTTCCAGATTCGAGCGATCACCGGATTAGAGCTGCCACATTATACGAGCC CTATGTGAAAGCGACAATCACGGTTCCTGAAGAGTACCTCGGCCGCGTCATTGAGCTTTGCGAGGGCAATCGCGGAGAGCAAAAGAGCCTAGAGTTTTTCCACACCGACCAGGTTATTCTCTCATACGACATTCCCGCCTCACAGTTGGTCGATGATTTGTTTGGAAAACTCAAAGGCGTCTC AAAAGGTTATGCGACTCTTGATTACGAGGACGCAGGGTGGCGCCAGAGCAAATTGGTGAAGCTCCAGCTACTTGTTAATCGACAGCCCGTCGACGCCATTTGCCGAGTGATACATTCGACGCAGGTTGACCGCCTGGGACGCCAATGGGTCACTAAGTTCAAAGAGCATGTCGATCGACAAATGTTCG AGGTCGTTATTCAAGCCGTTGTGGGCAACAAGGTTATTGCTCGAGAAACCATCAAACCTTTCCGAAAAGACGTCCTCGCAAAGCTCCACGCGAGTGATATTACTAGACGCAGAAAACTGctagagaagcagaaggagggaagaaagagattgAGGGCAGTGGGCAACGTGGTGATTGATCAATCAGCATTCCAGAGCTTCTTGTCAAAATAG
- a CDS encoding histidine phosphatase superfamily (branch 1) domain-containing protein → MVGREVEKVNYSIPDPGLTDHGIKQCGQLRYNLFQRFSSFEGRIAVIASPMVRTLQTASLAADWLVERGVKIEADADWQELSAKPCDTGSPLSLLPLIKDNQTKHQFSSPCYDFSAIPPVWPDKTEDPLAKNLFGYTRTAVLRRGRRCLEKLSKRPEDLIFVFSHSAFLRSGVSGWWYYNADYRIFTLDEKLELKIDESTLEGGMGWSWNKRAELGSEVPEDVTEEEIIEDKN, encoded by the exons ATGGTGGGGAGGGAAGTTGAGAAGGTTA ACTACTCCATCCCCGACCCCGGTCTCACCGACCACGGCATCAAACAATGCGGCCAGCTCCGCTACAACCTCTTCCagcgcttctcctccttcgaGGGCcgcatcgccgtcatcgcGAGCCCGATGGTGCGCACGCTGCAGACGGCGAGTTTGGCTGCCGATTGGCTCGTTGAGCGCGGTGTGAAGATTGAGGCGGATGCTGATTGGCAGG AACTCTCAGCCAAGCCCTGCGACACCGGgtctcctctctctctcctgcCCCTCATCAAAGACAACCAGACCAAGCACCAATTCTCATCCCCCTGCTACGACTTCTCCGCCATCCCACCAGTCTGGCCCGACAAAACAGAGGACCCGTTAGCTAAAAACCTCTTCGGATATACCCGAACGGCAGTCTTACGTCGTGGTCGCCGCTGTCTCGAGAAATTGAGCAAGAGACCCGAAGACTTGATCTTTGTGTTTTCGCACTCGGCGTTTCTGAGGTCAGGTGTGTCTGGGTGGTGGTATTATAATGCGGATTACCGCATTTTTACTTTggatgagaagctggagtTGAAGATTGACGAGTCTACGCTGGAGGGGGGGATGGGGTGGTCGTGGAATAAGAGGGCTGAGTTGGGTAGTGAGGTACCGGAGGATGTGACGGAAGAGGAGATCATTGAGGACAAGAATTGA
- a CDS encoding HNH endonuclease domain-containing protein, translating into MDKYTPALGEFLTNETTTAEDKIDLLIFLADRPKCAPISSLLPMEELEVRLQVIDDIRKKLAPKPGEEEPQLNYLQFATLMLLPLNFLHNFKQCFHGTIQHDLSTERLQATLYFMMKGRIPGTTSDGSPVASPVATPVATPATPVKGDEGRQASLGSANTKKTNRNANERKKCLVRDGNACVLMQTAMPEVCHILPFSISTTDAALRFFSHKCGSLIYGLQFGTDDNKTLTDMSKNRGWSDKAWNMLCLNRQLHAWWAEGYFALKYLGTIEESKEASIVQVQFHWMPRNGLDCQQNCTIPEALEAMRRTVSDDNGFIKASRASSGRSLATGQVFDIPVHPDDAPNMKIMIDLQWAIIRVAALSGAAGYIDELDKEYRDPWDEDAALFTGEFEDWIEATP; encoded by the exons ATGGATAAGTATACGCCCGCTCTGGGCGAGTTCCTTACCAATGAGACGACTACAGCAGAGGACAAGATAGAtttgttgatttttttgGCTGACAGGCCAAAATGCGCGCCCATCAGCAGTCTCTTGCCCATGGAGGAGCTTGAAGTCAGGCTTCAAGTAATCGATGATATCCGGAAAAAGCTCGCGCCAAAGCctggcgaagaagagccTCAGCTGAACTACTTACAGTTCGCGACTTTGATGCTCCTGCCTCTCAACTTTTTGCACAATTTTAAACAATGCTTCCATGGCACCATCCAACACGACCTCTCCACTGAACGTCTTCAGGCGACTCTATATTTCA TGATGAAAGGTAGAATCCCTGGAACCACGTCTGATGGCAGCCCAGTTGCGAGCCCAGTTGCGACCCCAGTTGCGACCCCAGCCACTCCTGTGAAGGGTGATGAAGGACGCCAAGCTAGCCTTGGGTCAGCCAACACGAAGAAAACCAATAGGAATGCAAATGAGCGTAAAAAG TGCCTCGTGCGAGATGGGAATGCGTGTGTTCTCATGCAAACAGCAATGCCTGAAGTTTGCCACATCCTGCCCTTTTCCATCAGCACCACAGATGCGGCATTGCGTTTCTTCTCACACAAGTGTGGCAGTCTCATCTACGGACTCCAATTTGGAACTGATGATAATAAGACTCTCACTGATATGTCGAAGAACCGTGGTTGGTCAGACAAAGCATGGAATATGTTGTGTCTCAATCGTCAACTTCATGCTTGGTGGGCTGAGGGTTACTTTGCACTGAAGTATCTTGGGACTATCGAAGAGAGCAAGGAAGCATCGATTGTACAAGTTCAATTTCACTGGATGCCCCGGAATGGGCTTGATTGCCAACAGAATTGCACCATTCCTGAAGCACTCGAAGCAATGCGGCGTACAGTTTCTGACGACAATGGattcatcaaggccagcaGAGCGAGCTCCGGTCGGTCCCTTGCCACAGGGCAAGTGTTTGATATCCCAGTTCACCCAGATGACGCTCCCAATATGAAAATCATGATCGATCTGCAATGGGCCATTATTCGAGTCGCAGCGCTTTCAGGAGCCGCAGGATATATTGACGAGCTGGACAAGGAGTACCGCGACCcttgggatgaagatgctgctctTTTTACTGGTGAATTTGAAGACTGGATTGAGGCCACGCCCTAG